In Nitrosophilus alvini, the following are encoded in one genomic region:
- a CDS encoding YwbE family protein, producing the protein MDYKKRSNIRRGIKVRIVLKQDQKSGKLTEGVVKDILTNSPLHPHGIKVRLTCGRVGRVKEICI; encoded by the coding sequence ATGGACTATAAGAAAAGATCGAATATCAGACGGGGCATTAAAGTCAGGATTGTATTGAAGCAAGACCAAAAAAGCGGAAAACTGACAGAAGGTGTGGTCAAAGATATTTTGACAAATTCTCCTTTACATCCTCACGGTATAAAAGTAAGACTGACCTGTGGAAGAGTGGGACGGGTCAAAGAGATATGCATATAA
- a CDS encoding multiheme c-type cytochrome — MKKYLILILFLNLSLFGENFTPSKVCKACHPLVYKEYVESMHYNSSIFRDKIHKKIFSIHPLSKKEKYQCAKCHTPTDEKLLKDLNSTDPALPKIDSQGQKEAISCAYCHRIKDIKKHAKMNENIINSNQKYFFAEDENIKGVKKYTLKKGLFAKQSGSPYHTIDATNPLYKNAKVCMGCHSHKQNKNGFTVCKTEFSKDAKQNCITCHMPKVSGSFANHIDSKTHRYHGFAGVFNKPEFLEKYIELTLKTDKNIEIEITNLAPHKLFLHPLRAAAIKISVTNAGRKVLEDEKMFSKIFGKNGTPAPVWEATEVLQDTILNAKESTKISLNYMPKKGDNIKIEFGYYIVNPGIAKKLNLEEFSKFKVLKTIENKIYTNSD, encoded by the coding sequence ATGAAGAAATATTTAATACTCATTCTGTTTTTGAATTTGAGCCTTTTTGGAGAAAATTTTACACCTAGCAAAGTATGCAAAGCGTGCCATCCGCTGGTATACAAAGAATATGTGGAATCAATGCACTACAACTCTTCAATCTTCAGAGACAAAATTCATAAAAAGATTTTTTCCATTCATCCTTTATCAAAAAAAGAGAAATACCAGTGTGCAAAATGCCATACTCCTACAGACGAAAAATTGCTAAAAGATCTAAACAGTACCGATCCCGCTTTGCCCAAAATAGATAGCCAGGGCCAAAAAGAAGCGATATCATGCGCCTACTGCCACAGAATAAAAGATATAAAAAAACACGCCAAAATGAACGAAAACATTATCAATAGCAACCAAAAATACTTTTTTGCTGAAGATGAAAACATAAAAGGTGTCAAAAAATATACTTTGAAAAAAGGACTGTTTGCAAAACAGAGCGGCTCACCCTATCATACTATCGATGCCACAAATCCCCTGTATAAAAACGCAAAGGTTTGTATGGGATGTCACTCTCATAAGCAGAATAAAAATGGATTTACCGTATGCAAAACAGAATTTTCAAAAGATGCTAAACAAAATTGTATCACATGCCATATGCCAAAAGTCAGTGGAAGTTTTGCAAACCATATTGATTCCAAAACACATAGATATCACGGGTTTGCAGGTGTTTTTAACAAACCCGAATTTCTTGAAAAATATATAGAGTTGACTTTGAAAACAGATAAAAATATAGAAATTGAGATTACAAACCTGGCACCTCATAAACTCTTTCTTCATCCGCTAAGAGCGGCTGCCATAAAGATAAGTGTGACCAATGCGGGTAGAAAAGTGTTAGAAGATGAAAAGATGTTTTCTAAAATTTTTGGCAAAAATGGAACTCCCGCACCAGTATGGGAAGCTACTGAAGTACTACAAGATACCATTTTAAATGCAAAAGAAAGTACAAAAATATCATTAAACTATATGCCTAAAAAAGGAGACAATATAAAAATAGAATTTGGGTATTACATAGTAAATCCCGGCATAGCAAAAAAGTTAAATCTGGAAGAGTTTTCAAAATTTAAAGTTTTAAAAACGATTGAGAATAAAATTTATACAAATTCCGACTAA
- a CDS encoding ATP-binding cassette domain-containing protein, producing the protein MAETVLEIKDLTFGYTRDNLLFKDFSLEVKKGEVVTIVGPSGVGKSTLFELITGFLKPMKGSVKVARFSQIFQDPYTSFHPTYSIIEQIRDVASLDGLEELAKKMNIDLALLEKRPHQLSGGQLQRCSILRALLMKPELLLADEPTSALDNIIQLEVMKLLMGFLDRVGLLIITHDMDLAKWCSDKIIKISPNMLKEMPV; encoded by the coding sequence ATGGCTGAAACTGTTCTTGAGATAAAAGATCTTACTTTCGGTTATACACGAGATAATCTGCTATTTAAAGATTTTTCTCTTGAAGTGAAAAAAGGGGAAGTTGTAACTATTGTCGGTCCCAGCGGAGTTGGCAAAAGCACTCTTTTTGAACTTATAACAGGCTTTTTGAAGCCAATGAAAGGAAGCGTAAAAGTTGCCAGGTTTTCCCAAATATTCCAGGATCCTTATACCTCATTTCATCCTACATACTCGATCATTGAACAGATAAGAGATGTTGCCTCTTTAGACGGGCTTGAAGAGCTGGCAAAGAAAATGAATATCGATCTTGCTCTGCTTGAAAAGAGACCTCATCAGTTATCCGGCGGACAGCTTCAGAGATGTTCTATTCTTCGAGCACTTCTTATGAAGCCAGAACTTCTTCTTGCTGACGAACCCACGTCTGCTCTTGACAATATAATTCAGCTTGAAGTTATGAAATTATTAATGGGATTTCTGGATAGGGTAGGGCTGCTTATAATAACTCACGATATGGACCTTGCAAAGTGGTGTAGTGACAAAATTATCAAGATCAGCCCCAATATGCTCAAGGAGATGCCAGTATGA
- a CDS encoding tautomerase family protein: MPYINIKVAGKISVEQKKEIAKDISDSIQRVLGKSKKSCYIVFDEVERENWAVGDMLLSEKKKDG, translated from the coding sequence ATGCCTTATATAAACATAAAAGTAGCCGGAAAGATAAGTGTCGAACAGAAAAAAGAGATAGCAAAAGATATAAGTGACTCTATCCAAAGAGTTCTGGGCAAATCAAAAAAAAGCTGTTATATAGTTTTTGACGAGGTTGAGAGAGAAAACTGGGCTGTAGGCGATATGCTGTTGAGCGAGAAAAAGAAAGATGGCTGA
- a CDS encoding TIGR01458 family HAD-type hydrolase: protein MKVKGVLLDIAGVLYEGDREIKGAAGILEKLKKSYQVRLVTNTSRNTPESVYKKLVNMGFGVKRDEIFTALDAARRVVAESGKGAYMVMTDEAEEFFKDIIKEDIKYVIVADAYNNFTYERLNKAFRKLLEGAELLAVAKNRYFKDKDGKLSMDAGGFVKALEYAAETKATIVGKPSPLFFENAIKSMGLGKDEVIMVGDDIESDIKGAQDIGIKAVLVKTGKYKPEVLDKGIKPDFIIEDITCLPSVLYKL from the coding sequence ATGAAAGTAAAAGGTGTTTTGCTGGATATCGCCGGTGTTTTATATGAGGGAGACAGAGAGATAAAGGGAGCGGCAGGGATACTTGAAAAACTGAAAAAGAGTTATCAGGTAAGATTGGTAACCAATACAAGCAGAAACACACCTGAGAGTGTCTACAAAAAACTTGTAAATATGGGTTTTGGAGTAAAAAGAGACGAGATATTCACAGCCCTTGATGCGGCAAGAAGAGTCGTAGCAGAAAGCGGTAAGGGTGCTTATATGGTGATGACTGACGAAGCCGAGGAGTTTTTTAAAGATATTATCAAAGAAGATATAAAATATGTAATCGTTGCGGATGCATACAATAACTTTACATATGAGCGTTTAAACAAGGCCTTCAGAAAACTACTGGAAGGTGCCGAACTCTTGGCTGTCGCGAAAAACAGATATTTTAAAGACAAAGACGGCAAACTTTCCATGGATGCCGGAGGTTTTGTCAAAGCTTTGGAATATGCAGCCGAAACAAAAGCCACAATAGTTGGCAAACCGAGCCCTCTGTTTTTCGAAAATGCTATAAAATCAATGGGATTGGGAAAGGATGAAGTAATAATGGTGGGAGACGATATAGAATCAGATATAAAGGGCGCTCAGGATATAGGTATCAAAGCTGTTTTGGTAAAAACAGGCAAATATAAACCTGAGGTTTTGGATAAAGGTATAAAGCCCGATTTTATTATAGAGGATATAACCTGTTTGCCGTCGGTTTTATATAAACTATAA